The Chlamydiales bacterium genome contains the following window.
AATATCCATTGAATCCGGTTTTTTCTAAGGCTTTAGCAAGTGACGTGACAAGGTTATAGTAGTTGCTGTCATAAGAAATACAACAGACGACACATCGACCCCCTCCTCGACCAATCTTAATGAGATCAGTAGTGGGTAAATGTCCCTGCTCGGGTTTAATCAGGGTCTGTCTCAATCCTTTGGTGCATCGATAGAAAAAATCTTGATAAGTAACATCTCCTTGAGACTTATACTCTTCATATAGCTCATCAATAAGCGGTTTTAAATCGATCGTTCTGAGCTGGGTTTGAACGTCTACGTAATCCTCGCGAGTTAATTCGAGCTTTGTTGGAAAATTTATTTGGAAAGGGCTCTCCGCGCCCAGGCTGGACAAGAGAGACAAAAGAAAAAGTAAAAAAGAAGATTTCATACGTTAATTTTTTACAGTTTTTCAAGATTTTTGACTACGAACCTATCTCAATAAAATATTCCTTCGATATTTCGGGGCTTTTGGACAGATTTTTAAAATTTTTCCTCGGCTGTAGTTTTTGCGACACTGCCTCGGAAAAATTAAAAAAATCTGTCTCAAAATCTCCCAAAATCTCATTGGGAATTTTATTGAGATAGGTTCATAGCTCCTAAATAGGGTGCTTTAATAGATGGGGTCTGATAAATTCTACCGATATTCATTACCCAAGAAGATACAAATGGAATTTAAAGATCTAGTTTCGAATTTAGAAGTTCTTAAAGCTATAGAAGAATTAGGGCATAAACAACCCACACCGATCCAGGAGCAGGCGATTCCTGAAATCATGAAAGGAACCGATATTCGCGGTTCCGCTCAAACTGGAACGGGAAAGACAGCAGCTTTTCTTCTTCCTGTACTTATGCGTCTGGCAGTTCCTTCGGCTCTTCCTGGGAAAGGACCCCGTGCGCTTATTCTGGTTCCAACACGCGAGCTCGCAGCGCAGGTGGCAAATGAAGCCAAAAAATATAGCAAGTACCTCTCTCGTGCAAAGACTGTCTGCATCTACGGCGGAACTCCCTATCCTCCCCAATATCGTGAACTCTCCCGCCCGTTCGATATTCTGATCGCAACGCCAGGTAGACTCATCGACCACTTTGAGCAAAAACGCATCGATTTCTCTCGCGTAGAGATGTTCATCTTAGATGAAGCTGACCGCATGTTAGACATGGGATTTATCGAACCGGTTGAGATGATCGCTGCAGCGCTCCCAGCTACTAGACAGACACTCCTCTTCTCTGCGACTCTTAAAGGAAGCGTAATGAACCTCTCCAGACGCCTTCTGAAAGATCCAGTTGAGATCTGCATTGAAGCTATGCAAGCCAATCACGAGAATATCGATCAAGTGATGCTAAGCGTCGACAGCCTCGACCACAAGTACCGCCTCCTAGAGCACATGTTAAAAGATCCTAAGGTGAGCCAAGCTGTCGTCTTTACAGCGACCAAACACCAAGCGGATCAGCTAGCGAATAAACTCTCTCAGACTGGTCTTCCAGTAGCCGCTCTCCATGGTGGCATGAAGCAGCGTCAGAGAACAAATACGATCATGCAACTCAGACGCAATCAAGTGAGCATTCTGATTGCTACAGACGTTGCAGCTAGAGGTATCGATATTCCTACAATTAGCCACGTCTTTAATTTCGACCTGCCGAATGGCATCGAAGATTACGTTCACCGTATTGGCAGAACAGGAAGAGCCGGCGCTTTAGGTACGGCATTCTCTTTTGTGAAGCCAAACGAGTTCTCTTTCATCAAGCGCGTTGAGCGTTACACGGGACAGAAGATCCGCACTCAGGTGACTCCAGGCTTTGAACCGCGCGAAAGACAACCTCAGCGCGAGCCATCGTCTGACAGGCCTAACTCTCCTTACCGCCAAAACAACAAGCGCCCCTTCAAACCGGCAGGAGCAGGTGGTCCCTTCAAGCCAGCAGGAGCAAGAAGAGACAACAACCGCTTCGCCCGCAAGCGCCCCCGCTAACCCCTCGCAGTTTTCCTCTCCAGGAAAACTGCATTTCATTTTTTATTGAAACTTTAGCGAAAGCTAACGATAGACATGTCGGTGGTCCAGGAGAAGTGCTTTTAGCCTTCTCTCGGGGACCCCCAGCTGCCCCTTTGGGCCTAACTATGGCTTTGATCAACGCTCACTGACGTGAGCTATCGCGTCTCGGGTTGCTCGCCGTGCGGAGCACTGCTCTTCGCAACTTCGACGCAATTGCTCTTTGCCCTAGCGGCCACGGCCTGCGCCTTACTGCGTGGCGCAGAAGTGATGCGGCTTCGCCGCAATGAAGAGAGAGACTGAAGAAAGAGGTTTTTACTCTTTTTAACTACAACTGCGACTGGACGCGAAAGGGACCCACGACGAAGGAAGTGGGATGAGCGCCTCGAGCAGCCGATCGATTCAGATCGCACAGCAAAATCGCACCCACAGGAGAAGCGCGGCGAGCGCGTCAGGGGTCGTACAGAGGTACGCCCCTTCTCCGAGGACGCGATTTGGCAAAGCGAGGTGAAGCGCAAGGTGGTCGCGGGAGGTGTGGCGCAAGCGCACACCATCCGACATGTCTATTCAACTAATCAGAAAACATTCAAAATACGCGGAGTTTTCCGTTAGGAAAACTCACTGAGGGTTACTGTTTTTTGCCGATGGCGGCGATGGTGGCTTCGGTGTCGATGACGTCGGTGAGGAAGTGCTGTAGAACTTTCAGGATGTATTTAGGGGAGTTGTAGACGCCTGTCGTCGAAAAAACGAGTTCTAGGTGGGGCTTATTTGCATTAAGAAGAGCAATAAAGGTAAGCGTCGAGGGAGCAGCCTCTTCCGATTTAGGAACGATCCAGATGGCGAACTGCTCATTGAAAAGGGTGATCTTGTCCGGCGTTTCGATTACATGAAAGAAGTTGCTTAAGTTTTCTGGGGTCCCCTGTTCAAGATGGTTGTTGTTCAACAGGCCCAGCTCGTTCAAAAGACCGATGTTTACAGAAATAATGCCATCCGGCACCCACTTCTGTAGATTTTGAGTAAACTCCAAGAATGACTCTTCTAACTTGATCGGATTGATCATTGTATACCCCTTGGCCGAGGAGAAAAATCCTCTCCCCCGGTTTTTTTAGTTTATCTTTCAAAAATCTACTTGTCAACCCCAATCGTCATGAACTGATTGCCTCTTTTCAGAACTTCAGCTATTTTTCTCTCTAGGTTGTGATAACTCGACCTCCGATGTAATATACTAATAGTCAACAACTTAGTTTAAAAATGAAACGCGTACGCCATCTCGCCTCCCTTTTTCTCCTAACCCCCTGCCTCCTCTTTTCCGAACAGCAGCCAGCTCAAGAGCTTCTAAAACCGAAAGTTCGGCTTTTAAAGTCCGATATTTCAGCTCCTTACGCCATATTAATGGATGCCGAGACGGGAAGGGTCTTGTACGCAAAAAACGCGCATACACCCGCATTTCCAGCGAGCACAACAAAGGTAGCAACAGCTATCTATGCGCTATCTAAGAAAGCTCAGGATTTAAATAAACTCATCACCGTATCTTCCGATGCCGTCGGCTGTGTTGCCCCCTCTGTTAGAAGAACGAAACATGCGCCCTATAGATTAGAGTATGGCGGCACACACATGGGCTTAAAAGTCGATGAGCAGGTACCACTCAGAGACCTGCTCTATGGGATGATGCTAATTTCAGGTAATGATGCTGCCAATGTCATTGCAGAATATGTCTCGGGGAGCATTCCCGCTTTCATAAGTGAGATGAATGCTTTTCTCCGTGCAAACGGCTGTCTTCAGACCACCTACTACAATCCTCACGGCCTTCCTACCAACGATCATAAAACAACGGCCTACGATCTTGCCAAGATGACTCAGGTTGGGATGAGAAATCCTCTTTTTAGGGAGATAGTAAAAACAGTCCGCTACACCAAGCCTGCGACCAATAAGCAGCCAGAAACGATCTTCGTGCAAACCAACGCCCTGCTTCGTTCGGGTGCTCATTTCTATCCCAAAGCAATTGGTGTAAAAACAGGATATACACAAAGCGCAGGCCACAATATTGTCGCCGCTGCCTCCGACGAGAATCGCTCTCTCATTGCCGTTCTAATGACATGCGAAGACTATCATCAGCGTTTTAAAGATGTGACCGCACTCTTTGAAGCCGCTTTTAATGAGAAGAAGGTCTCTAGAACAGTTTTTGCAAAAGGATTCGATCCTCTCACGATGAAGGTGAAGGGGGCAAGTACTCTTCTGAAGGCTGCGCTTGCAGAAGATTTTGTGCTCCAATACTACCCTTCCGAAGAGCCGAATATAAAAGCCTCTGTTCGATGGAAGGAGCTCTCTCTGCCCATCGAGAAGGGAGATGTGGTAGGGGAGATCCAGCTTATCGACAGCGAAGTGGGAAAGGTGTTGAAGAGCGCACCTATCTATGCTTCAGACGCGCTGAATAAAACGTTCGTCTATCAGATCATGGAGTGTCTGCAGGAGTGCAAGCAGATTCTAGGACACAAGATCTCAATCATCATTCTAGTTGCTCTCGCCTTCAGTTATCTAATCTGGCAGTTTACCCGTAGATCTAGAAAGTTCATTAAAGAGTAGAAGAAACTGATCTAGCGATAGCTCTTCGGGTCTCGCTTCTTCTATGTTGAGTTTTGCCAGGCAGGAGGCGATTACCTCTTTGCTGTAGAGCTCTTTAAGGGATGAGCGCAGCATCTTTCTTCTGTGCTGGAATGCTGTGCGCGTTATTTTAAAGAAGGCCTCCTCTTTTTCAAGGGGGAGGGGAGGCTCCTTTAAATTCATGGTAACGACAGCAGAATGAACCTTTGGCTGGGGAAAAAAGCAGGTGGGAGGAACGGTGAAACAGTAGTGAGGAGAGCAGTAGAACTGTGTAAAGAGGGAGAGGCTGCTGTAATCGGAAGAGCCCTGCTTAGCGCAAATTCGAAGAGCAACTTCGCGCTGGACCATGATTGTAATTGACTCGATCCAGGCGTGGAGAGGAAGCAGCTTTAGCGCGATAGGTGTGGTAATATGATAGGGGAGATTGGAGACAACTTTTACCTTTTTGCCCCCTTTACACTTCTCTTGTAGAAACTTCTCGATGGGAAAATCGAGAATATCCTCTTTAAATACAGAGAGAGTACCCGGCTCCTTTTCAAGGCGCATTAGAGCATCTGCAAACCCAGGATCTTTCTCCACTGCAGCAACGGAGCAGCCCTGAGCGAGAAGCGCCTCGGTGAGTGCCCCAGGACCGGGTCCAATTTCTAGGATGAGATCTCCCTTTTCAGCTCCTGCGGCATGCACGATTTTTCGTATGATGTTCCCATCAACCAGAAAATTCTGAGACCATTTTTTCTGAGGACGCATTCCCATCTCTTGGAGAAAATGCATCAGATAGGAGGGGCGGGAGAGGCTCATTTCAGGGCGAAAGGCTGAAAGTCAGCCGGAAGACTCTCTTGGAAGTGCTTCTCTTCAAAACTGAACTTCTGGCGCAGCTTTGCAAGATATTGAGCTGTCTCCCTATCAGCGGCTTTTCCGGCGAGCTCTTCAAAGAGGGTATCAGAGACCTTTTCAAAAGGAGGAGGCTCTTTTTTGATGTGATCTTTCAGGTGAAAAATTCTGTAGACAAGACTTCCATCCTTGCTGGGTTGGGCAAGAGGAGCGCTGATCGCTCCTGGAACAAGTTTAGAGAGGGTCTCTCTGTGGCTAGCCGATAGACTTTTATCAGCTACTTCATAAGGAGGAGAGAGTGTGAGAGTAATCGAAGGATCGACCCCTTCTTCTGTGGAGATTTTTTCGTAAACAGTTTGAAGCGAAGTGTCTGGGGTGTTCAGAAGCGCTTCTGCTTTTTGAGTGAGGGGAGCCAGGAGAGCGCTATCCACTGCGCGGATTGAAAGTACCTGATATTTCCACTCTTCGGCAGGAGGGTTTTTTTGACAGAACTCCTTATATGCCGCTTTAATGTCTTGAGGGCTGACGCTTAAGATCGCCTTCGAGTTAATTTTGAACCATTGCATCCGGCTTACAACTATTTCTGCATGGATCATTTCGCGAGCTTCTTCATATGTAATTCCGATGCTCTCTAAATTCGCCATGACGTTAGGCCCGAAGCGCTCTTGAAGGCTCTCACGCACCTCTCCATCGCTCACTTTTAGTTCAATTGTCTCGGCGTCTGCGAGCATCAGCTCATTATCAATCATCTGGGAGAGCGTGTTGCGCCACTGAGTAGTGTAGAACTGGTAGCGCGCTGCCTTTGAAGAGGCGTATTGTGGGTAAGCTCGATTTAAGAAGACATCCATCTTCTTGACGACATCGACGACCGAGATCGTCTTGCCGTTAATCTTTGCAAGGATTCTGTTGTTGATAACGAGATGCTGAGGCTCCTCGTAGGAGGTAGGCATTCCGAGCGGCTCAACCGCTTGGCTAGATAGCGACGCACCCAGAACAAATAGAGCGAGAAGAGATTTTTTCAACATGACAGCAAGATACCACAGACAGTTTTTTTGATCACATTTTGTTTGTTCACTTTCTTTTGAAGACGGCGCCGAAGAAGCCATCCATGCCGCCTCTCTCGGGATGGGAAGCGAAGACCGGCTTTTCAAGCTCAACGGGAAAGTGCTCTAGAAAAAAGGCGATCTGCTGCTCGTTTTCTTGGGGGAGGATGCTGCATGTCGAGTAGACGAGGCGCCCCTTCGGAGCTAAGAATTCAAGGGCTTCAGCGAAGATCTCTCTCTGCTCAAGGACGAGTCTCTCCACCTGCTCTGGGTCGAATCTCCACTTCATATCGGGGTTTCTGCGCAAAGTTCCCGTCCCGCTGCAAGGGACGTCGATGAGAACCCAGTCCATCTTTCCTTTTAACTTCTTCTTATAAGGATCGTCTGAAGGGAGGACCTGCGCATTCTGGATGCCAGCGCGTCTGAGTCTCTTTTTTGCTTCAAGAAGAGCGCGCGGACGAACATCATGGAGAAAGATCTGTCCCTTCGCCTTTGTTTGTGGCGCAAATGCGAGAGTCTTCCCGCCAGAGCCTGCACAGAAGTCGAGGATCTGCTCTCCTGGCGTTGGCTGCACGAGAGCGGCGATCAGCTGGCTCCCCTCATCCTGCACTTCAAATAGTCCCTCTTTGAACTCTTCCAATCCGAAAAAATTAATTTTTTTATGAAAGACGATTCCCGAAGGAGAAACTGGGCTTAAAGAGATGGAGTAGAGGCTTTTCCATTTTTCAAAAAGGGCGTCTCGCGAAATTTTTATCTCATTCACGCGCACAGTAGTGGGCGCAGTTGTATTGCTAATAAAGCAGAGCTCGTCGCATCTGGCATCTCCGTACGCTGCTCGAAAGATCTCATAGAGAGACTTTGGAAAACTAACCCGAATATGCGGGGGGATTTCACTCTTTCCTCGGAAGTCTAGCGGGTTGATCGAGTCAAAAAGAGAGAGGCGCGTCTGCCATGTGGCGGGCTTAGGAAGAAAGTGGTCGAGCAGTCCTCGCCAGCGGATCATTCCATAAATTGCTTCACAGATTGTGCGTCTATCATTTGCTCCCACGGCCTTATGCGCGCGGAAGTATCCAGACAGAAAGAGATCAAGAGGAAGCTGATGATCCTCAAACTTTTCTAAGATGGTAAAAAGATGGTGTCTCTGAAAGGTATTCATTAGATCTCTTGCGCAACCTCATTTATTTCACAAAATCGTTCTTTTTTCGCGGATTTTTATCGCTCTCTCTCGCCGACTCTTTAGAGTCGACTCGCTCGTTTGATCCGAAACTGCGAGCAGTTTCTAAAAATCGGCAAAAAAACCTCCGATTTTTTCAAACAAAGCAGGTTGCGCAAGAGATCTATCAGAGAAGAGTATATCCGCAAAGAAGGTTGATTTGTACGAAAAAAAACTTTATGACAGAGTGAAAAGAAACTTGGGAGTCGAGATGAAAACTTTATTTGCTGTTCTAGGTCGGATCTTGCTTAGTCTTATTTTTATACTATCGGGCATAGGTAAAATTTTTGACTGGCCGGGGACAGAGTCCTACCTAATTAATGCGCTATGCGACCTGCTCAACTACACGCAGAGCATCGTCTGGGCGCAAGATCTACTGCAGATGGCAATTCCGGTAACCCCTCAGCTGCTGATCGTCGCCACCATATTTGAACTCTTAGGCGGTGTTATGATGTTTTTTGGGATACAGGTTCGCTTCGCAGCTTTTCTGCTTTCAGCTTTCCTCATCCCCGTAACACTCACCTTCCACCACTTCTGGTTTTTAGAGGGCCCAGATCGCCAGCTTCAGATGATCATGTTCCTCAAGAATTTAAGTATCTTGGGAGGCCTCTTCTATATATTAGGAGTCGGTAAAGGCAGCTCTTCGTCCCCTAAAAAGGCGAAAGAAAGTGATTAGACCTTCTCAATGGGTTTTATCTTTTCTCAGCTTTCTGATCGTGGCATTTGGCCAGCCGAGCTGGATCCCCTGGCTTGCCCCTGTGGCAGCGGCAATCGGATTTGCTCTCTTCTGGAGAGTGTTAATCGGTTTCCAAACTAGGTTCGCCCGTTTTTGCGCGGCGTCGATCTGGTTCACTCTCGTCCAGTGCATCCAACTCTCTTGGATGACCTCTATCGATTTTCAGGGAGTCTACATCCTCTTCGCCTACTTCTGGCTCGCTACCTGGCTCGGTGTTCAGTTTGGCCTTCTCTCTCTCTTGATTCCTCGGGAAGGCCCAATCAGATCGATGAGGATTCTAGCAGTCGCCTCGCTCTGGGCTCTGATCGAATGGTCGCGCTTCTACTTCTTATGCGGCTTCTCGTGGAGCCCTTCCGGACTTGCTCTGACCTCTTGCCTCACCTCCCTGCAGTTTGCAACTGTTGGAGGCGTGTTGGGACTCTCTTTCTGGGTCATGCTCGTTAACGCGGCTGCGTATAATGTTCTAGATGCCTGTTTTAACAGGCGCCTACCTGCGCTAAAGGGCGCTGTTTTATGGATTGGACTCGCAGCTTTTCCCTATCTGTTTGGAGTGCTTCATCTGAATTATCACGAGGAGCAGCTCGCGGCACATCCCCCTGAAAAAGAGCTTACCGTGGCCCTCATTCAGACAGGTCTCTTGCCCCCAGAGAAGCTCGTTCTTCAAGAGCATCTCCACCACTTCATCTCTCCCTGGGAGCAGTGGAAGCGCATTCTCATTTTTTTAAAATCTGTTGAAAGCTCTTCACTAGACCTTATTGTCTTTCCGGAGGTCGCCGTTCCATTCCATTGCGATAAAACGATCTACCCCCTTGAAAGTGTGATTCAGATATTGAGGCAGGAGCTCGGAGAGGGGGTTCTCAAGACTCTCCCGCCCCTTCAATTTCCTTTTGCAGGGAAGAAGTGGATCGGGAGTGAAGAGAGGTGGATGGTTTCAAATAGCTACTGGACGCAGGCGATCTCTAACTACTTTGAGTCTGAGGTGGTGATCGGGTTAGAACATGAAGATCGGGATAGTAAAAAAAGTTATAATGCAGCCTTCTATTTCGCTCCCAATCAAACAGAGGTCGGACGTTATGAGAAGCAGATCCTCCTTCCTATGGCCGAATACCTGCCTTGCAGAAGTTTTCTTCCCTTCGTAGAGACCTATGGAATTAAAGATTTTTTTACAAAAGGAGAGGGGGCGAAGGTATTTGGAGAGGCTGCTGCTCTTTCTATTTCAATCTGTTATGAAGAGACCTTTCCAGATCTAATCCGTGAAAATCGTCTCAAGGGAGCAGAGATTCTAGTTAATGTCACCAATGACAACTGGTATCCCTCATCTAAGCTCCCTCAGCAGCACTACGATCTAGGCAGATTAAGAGCTGTCGAAAATGGGTTCCCTCTTTTTCGCGCGTGTAACACCGGGGTGAGCGCAGCGATCGACAGTCTTGGTCGTCCAGCCTGTATCATGTGCGAGCTGGGTGATGATAAGCAGTACCTCTCAGGACCCCTTGTTGCAACGCTTCCTATCTATCACTACAAGACCCTTTATACCTTCTCTGGCGACGGTGGCGTAGTAGGTCTTTCTCTTATTTTATTTGGGACTTTTTTGAGACTTAGAAAAAACCGTAATTGGTAATTTATTATTTTGAATATTTCAAAATCGCTTGCTGAAAATAGAGAGGTCGGATAAGTTTCTAGCGATTATATTGCTGTCATCGTAAATTAAGAAACTTGAGAGGTCTGGTTTGTCCTTTCCTTGTACGCTCCCTGAAATTCATAACACTCCGCATACATATACGCGGACCAAGCAGCGCACTCTGCAGCGCTCGGTCTCTATTTCTGGAGTTGGAGTTTTTACAGGAGAGAAGACCACCCTCCGCCTCTGCCCTGCAGAAGCCGATACAGGCATTCTTTTTCAGCGCCTAGATCTTCCTCACAAACCTTTTCTTCCTGCGACTTTAGACCATGTGCAAGGGACCCCGCGCTGCACAATGATTGGAATTCAAGGCGTGCTGGTTCAAACTGTCGAACACCTTCTCTCTGCTCTTAAAGCGTATCAGATCGATAACGTTTTAATTGAGATCAGAGGTCCCGAAGTGCCTATTCTAGATGGAAGCGCGCGCGGCTTTGTCGAGCTGATCGAGCAAGCTGGCGTCTGCGTATTAGGCGAAGAGCGGACTCAAGGCAAGCTCGAGGCTCCTGTCTTCTGGTCGCAAAAAGAGACTCACTTAGTAGCCATCCCTTCAGATGAGTATAGAGTTAGCTACACACTCCACTATCCGCACAGCGATTTTATCGGCTCTCAATTCTACTCCATAGTCGTCGATGAGACGCGTTACAAGGAGGAGATCGCCTCCTCTAGAACCTTCTCTCTGTACGAGGATGTCGCCCCGCTCATTGAAAAGGGCTTTTTAAAGGGTGGAAGTTTTGAAAGCGGAATTCTAATTAAAGACAACGCAGTGGCAAATCCAGGAGGGCTCCGTTTCAAAGATGAGATGGTGCGCCACAAGGTGCTCGATCTGATCGGAGATCTCTCTTTAATGGCTATCTCGTTTTCAGCCCATATTATCGCCATCCGCTCGGGTCATACGTCGAATATCGCCTTTGCAAAAGAGTTAGCAAAATATATCAAGATGGAGAACGCCTAATGTCTGTACGTACTTCACCTCGACCATTCGTTTTCGATGTGAAGCAGATCGCTCGTATTCTGCCCCATCGCTATCCGTTTCTTCTCGTCGATAGAATTCTCGAGATGAATCTCGAAGAGAATTTCATCATCGGACAGAAAAACGTCACCTCAAACGAGCAGTTTTTTCAGGGACACTTCCCCGGGGCCCCCATTATGCCCGGCGTGCTTGTATTAGAGGCTCTAGCTCAGACAGGTGGTATCCTCGTACACCAGAAGGGCAAGAGCGATAAGATCGCGGTTCTTTTAAAT
Protein-coding sequences here:
- the lpxC gene encoding UDP-3-O-[3-hydroxymyristoyl] N-acetylglucosamine deacetylase, which codes for MHNTPHTYTRTKQRTLQRSVSISGVGVFTGEKTTLRLCPAEADTGILFQRLDLPHKPFLPATLDHVQGTPRCTMIGIQGVLVQTVEHLLSALKAYQIDNVLIEIRGPEVPILDGSARGFVELIEQAGVCVLGEERTQGKLEAPVFWSQKETHLVAIPSDEYRVSYTLHYPHSDFIGSQFYSIVVDETRYKEEIASSRTFSLYEDVAPLIEKGFLKGGSFESGILIKDNAVANPGGLRFKDEMVRHKVLDLIGDLSLMAISFSAHIIAIRSGHTSNIAFAKELAKYIKMENA
- the lnt gene encoding apolipoprotein N-acyltransferase, with amino-acid sequence MIRPSQWVLSFLSFLIVAFGQPSWIPWLAPVAAAIGFALFWRVLIGFQTRFARFCAASIWFTLVQCIQLSWMTSIDFQGVYILFAYFWLATWLGVQFGLLSLLIPREGPIRSMRILAVASLWALIEWSRFYFLCGFSWSPSGLALTSCLTSLQFATVGGVLGLSFWVMLVNAAAYNVLDACFNRRLPALKGAVLWIGLAAFPYLFGVLHLNYHEEQLAAHPPEKELTVALIQTGLLPPEKLVLQEHLHHFISPWEQWKRILIFLKSVESSSLDLIVFPEVAVPFHCDKTIYPLESVIQILRQELGEGVLKTLPPLQFPFAGKKWIGSEERWMVSNSYWTQAISNYFESEVVIGLEHEDRDSKKSYNAAFYFAPNQTEVGRYEKQILLPMAEYLPCRSFLPFVETYGIKDFFTKGEGAKVFGEAAALSISICYEETFPDLIRENRLKGAEILVNVTNDNWYPSSKLPQQHYDLGRLRAVENGFPLFRACNTGVSAAIDSLGRPACIMCELGDDKQYLSGPLVATLPIYHYKTLYTFSGDGGVVGLSLILFGTFLRLRKNRNW
- the fabZ gene encoding 3-hydroxyacyl-ACP dehydratase FabZ, which gives rise to MSVRTSPRPFVFDVKQIARILPHRYPFLLVDRILEMNLEENFIIGQKNVTSNEQFFQGHFPGAPIMPGVLVLEALAQTGGILVHQKGKSDKIAVLLNVNNAKFRRPVMPGDVLILHAQGLHVSSKGGRIMAKALVNDQLAVEAEIGFALIGIEQL
- a CDS encoding RsmB/NOP family class I SAM-dependent RNA methyltransferase, encoding MNTFQRHHLFTILEKFEDHQLPLDLFLSGYFRAHKAVGANDRRTICEAIYGMIRWRGLLDHFLPKPATWQTRLSLFDSINPLDFRGKSEIPPHIRVSFPKSLYEIFRAAYGDARCDELCFISNTTAPTTVRVNEIKISRDALFEKWKSLYSISLSPVSPSGIVFHKKINFFGLEEFKEGLFEVQDEGSQLIAALVQPTPGEQILDFCAGSGGKTLAFAPQTKAKGQIFLHDVRPRALLEAKKRLRRAGIQNAQVLPSDDPYKKKLKGKMDWVLIDVPCSGTGTLRRNPDMKWRFDPEQVERLVLEQREIFAEALEFLAPKGRLVYSTCSILPQENEQQIAFFLEHFPVELEKPVFASHPERGGMDGFFGAVFKRK
- a CDS encoding D-alanyl-D-alanine carboxypeptidase — translated: MKRVRHLASLFLLTPCLLFSEQQPAQELLKPKVRLLKSDISAPYAILMDAETGRVLYAKNAHTPAFPASTTKVATAIYALSKKAQDLNKLITVSSDAVGCVAPSVRRTKHAPYRLEYGGTHMGLKVDEQVPLRDLLYGMMLISGNDAANVIAEYVSGSIPAFISEMNAFLRANGCLQTTYYNPHGLPTNDHKTTAYDLAKMTQVGMRNPLFREIVKTVRYTKPATNKQPETIFVQTNALLRSGAHFYPKAIGVKTGYTQSAGHNIVAAASDENRSLIAVLMTCEDYHQRFKDVTALFEAAFNEKKVSRTVFAKGFDPLTMKVKGASTLLKAALAEDFVLQYYPSEEPNIKASVRWKELSLPIEKGDVVGEIQLIDSEVGKVLKSAPIYASDALNKTFVYQIMECLQECKQILGHKISIIILVALAFSYLIWQFTRRSRKFIKE
- the rsmA gene encoding ribosomal RNA small subunit methyltransferase A, which codes for MSLSRPSYLMHFLQEMGMRPQKKWSQNFLVDGNIIRKIVHAAGAEKGDLILEIGPGPGALTEALLAQGCSVAAVEKDPGFADALMRLEKEPGTLSVFKEDILDFPIEKFLQEKCKGGKKVKVVSNLPYHITTPIALKLLPLHAWIESITIMVQREVALRICAKQGSSDYSSLSLFTQFYCSPHYCFTVPPTCFFPQPKVHSAVVTMNLKEPPLPLEKEEAFFKITRTAFQHRRKMLRSSLKELYSKEVIASCLAKLNIEEARPEELSLDQFLLLFNELSRSTGKLPD
- a CDS encoding DEAD/DEAH box helicase gives rise to the protein MEFKDLVSNLEVLKAIEELGHKQPTPIQEQAIPEIMKGTDIRGSAQTGTGKTAAFLLPVLMRLAVPSALPGKGPRALILVPTRELAAQVANEAKKYSKYLSRAKTVCIYGGTPYPPQYRELSRPFDILIATPGRLIDHFEQKRIDFSRVEMFILDEADRMLDMGFIEPVEMIAAALPATRQTLLFSATLKGSVMNLSRRLLKDPVEICIEAMQANHENIDQVMLSVDSLDHKYRLLEHMLKDPKVSQAVVFTATKHQADQLANKLSQTGLPVAALHGGMKQRQRTNTIMQLRRNQVSILIATDVAARGIDIPTISHVFNFDLPNGIEDYVHRIGRTGRAGALGTAFSFVKPNEFSFIKRVERYTGQKIRTQVTPGFEPRERQPQREPSSDRPNSPYRQNNKRPFKPAGAGGPFKPAGARRDNNRFARKRPR
- a CDS encoding DoxX family protein encodes the protein MKTLFAVLGRILLSLIFILSGIGKIFDWPGTESYLINALCDLLNYTQSIVWAQDLLQMAIPVTPQLLIVATIFELLGGVMMFFGIQVRFAAFLLSAFLIPVTLTFHHFWFLEGPDRQLQMIMFLKNLSILGGLFYILGVGKGSSSSPKKAKESD
- a CDS encoding SurA N-terminal domain-containing protein codes for the protein MLKKSLLALFVLGASLSSQAVEPLGMPTSYEEPQHLVINNRILAKINGKTISVVDVVKKMDVFLNRAYPQYASSKAARYQFYTTQWRNTLSQMIDNELMLADAETIELKVSDGEVRESLQERFGPNVMANLESIGITYEEAREMIHAEIVVSRMQWFKINSKAILSVSPQDIKAAYKEFCQKNPPAEEWKYQVLSIRAVDSALLAPLTQKAEALLNTPDTSLQTVYEKISTEEGVDPSITLTLSPPYEVADKSLSASHRETLSKLVPGAISAPLAQPSKDGSLVYRIFHLKDHIKKEPPPFEKVSDTLFEELAGKAADRETAQYLAKLRQKFSFEEKHFQESLPADFQPFALK